From a region of the Maridesulfovibrio ferrireducens genome:
- the rplD gene encoding 50S ribosomal protein L4, with amino-acid sequence MATITIYDQTKKEVGSMDLAPEVFEVPVKPEILNLVVRAQLAAKRSGTHATKTRAMKRGGGAKPWRQKGTGRARAGSTRSPLWRGGGVTFGPQPRDYSFKVNKKVRRLALKMALTSRFSEEQLMIIKDIDLPEIKTKLFAQVAETLGLYKALIIVKDADNKLLLSARNIPGIKMISADQINVYDILRHRQVVMLENAAQDLQERLK; translated from the coding sequence ATGGCTACCATTACTATATACGATCAAACGAAAAAGGAAGTAGGGAGCATGGATCTTGCTCCGGAAGTATTTGAAGTTCCGGTCAAGCCCGAAATCCTGAACCTTGTTGTCCGCGCTCAGCTCGCTGCAAAGCGTAGCGGAACTCATGCCACGAAAACTCGTGCTATGAAACGCGGCGGCGGCGCCAAACCTTGGCGTCAGAAAGGAACAGGACGTGCACGTGCCGGTTCCACCCGTTCTCCGCTTTGGCGGGGTGGTGGTGTGACTTTCGGTCCACAGCCTAGAGACTACTCCTTCAAGGTTAATAAAAAGGTCCGTCGTCTTGCTCTCAAGATGGCTCTTACTTCAAGATTCAGCGAAGAACAGCTGATGATTATTAAGGATATCGACCTTCCCGAGATTAAAACTAAGCTTTTCGCTCAAGTTGCAGAAACTCTCGGACTTTACAAGGCCTTGATTATTGTCAAGGATGCTGATAATAAACTCCTCCTTTCTGCGAGGAATATCCCAGGCATCAAGATGATCTCCGCTGACCAGATAAATGTTTATGACATTTTGCGTCATCGTCAGGTTGTTATGCTTGAGAATGCAGCACAGGATCTGCAGGAGAGGTTAAAATAG
- the rplC gene encoding 50S ribosomal protein L3, giving the protein MAKTIGLLGKKLGMTRVFSDDGSIVPVTVLEIGPCPVIQVKTKEKEGYNAIQIGYDSLPERKVNKPSKGHQDKAGKGYFRHLREFPLESVADYELGQEISVDIFTPGEKVKVTGTSKGKGFQGVMKRWNFKGMKASHGVEKVHRSPGSIGHATFPGKVFKGKKMPGQMGNERVTVSNIEIVDVRTEENVLVVKGQVPGAKNGLVMIRKTS; this is encoded by the coding sequence ATGGCAAAAACTATCGGACTACTCGGTAAAAAATTGGGCATGACCCGCGTGTTCTCTGACGATGGTAGCATTGTACCAGTCACAGTTCTCGAAATTGGACCATGCCCTGTCATTCAGGTTAAGACTAAAGAGAAGGAAGGCTATAACGCCATCCAGATCGGATACGACTCACTGCCCGAGCGCAAGGTGAACAAACCCTCTAAGGGACATCAGGATAAAGCCGGCAAAGGCTATTTCCGCCATCTGCGCGAATTCCCGCTTGAGTCTGTAGCTGATTATGAACTTGGCCAGGAAATCTCTGTTGACATCTTTACTCCAGGTGAAAAGGTTAAAGTAACCGGCACATCTAAAGGTAAAGGTTTCCAGGGCGTAATGAAACGTTGGAACTTTAAAGGTATGAAAGCATCTCACGGTGTTGAAAAAGTTCATCGTTCACCTGGTTCAATCGGCCACGCTACTTTCCCTGGTAAAGTCTTTAAGGGTAAAAAAATGCCCGGTCAGATGGGTAACGAGCGCGTCACTGTTTCCAACATTGAGATCGTTGACGTTCGCACCGAGGAAAACGTTCTCGTGGTTAAGGGACAAGTTCCTGGAGCCAAGAACGGATTGGTGATGATCCGCAAGACCAGCTAG
- the rpsJ gene encoding 30S ribosomal protein S10: MVSMTNDRIRIKLKAYDYRILDKAVTEIVDTARNTGAAIAGPIPLPTQIHRTTVQKSVHVDKKSREQFEMRIHKRLLDILEPTQQTVDALGKLSLPAGVDVEIKL, from the coding sequence ATGGTTTCTATGACTAATGATCGAATTCGTATCAAGCTCAAGGCTTACGATTACCGTATCCTTGATAAGGCTGTAACTGAGATTGTGGATACTGCCCGCAATACCGGCGCAGCTATCGCAGGTCCCATCCCATTGCCTACACAGATTCACCGCACAACAGTGCAGAAATCTGTGCACGTAGACAAAAAGTCTCGTGAGCAGTTTGAGATGCGGATTCACAAGCGTCTGCTTGATATCCTTGAACCCACCCAGCAGACAGTTGATGCGCTAGGCAAGCTTAGCCTGCCCGCAGGCGTCGACGTCGAAATTAAGCTATAG
- the fusA gene encoding elongation factor G, whose protein sequence is MSKKVTSDKQRNIGIMAHIDAGKTTTTERILYYTGVSHKIGEVHDGEATMDWMVQEQERGITITSAATTCFWKDYRINIIDTPGHVDFTMEVERALRVLDGAVAVFDAVAGVEPQSETVWRQADRYNVPRIAFINKMDRTGADFFRCVDMLRDRLGAKAVPLQIPIGNEDKYLGSVCLVTGKAYTYHDDTMGKDYSVEDIPADMVDQYESMRLEMIEAIAEENEELLDKYLGGDELTPEEIIKGIRAATISLKICPVLCGTAFKNKGVQPLLDAVIDYLPSPLDIPAMVGIDPDNGESIECPCDIDKPLAALSFKLMTDPFVGHLTFLRLYSGKMASGDTYINAASGKKERIGRLLKMHANKREEIKEAFAGDIVAAVGLKSMATGDTLAELKKAVVLESLDIPEPVIEVAIEPKTKADRDLLSAGLAKLAKEDPSFRVKGDEETGQTLIAGMGELHLEIIVDRLLREFNVNANVGAPRVSYRETITKQVESNLKYAKQSGGRGQYGHVVVTIEPNPEKEYEFVDEIKGGIIPKEYIPAVDRGIHDAMKNGVIAGFPLVDIKATLTYGSYHDVDSSEQAFYIAGSMALKDAVKKAGPQLLEPIMAVEVVTPDDYLGDVMGDLNGRRGKVSNMEGRANAQVIKCDVPLSEMFGYATDLRSKTQGRATFSMQFDHYEPVPASIAEELINKN, encoded by the coding sequence GTGTCTAAGAAGGTTACAAGTGATAAACAGCGTAATATTGGTATTATGGCCCACATTGATGCGGGTAAAACTACCACTACTGAACGCATATTATACTATACCGGTGTTTCACACAAAATAGGCGAAGTTCATGACGGCGAAGCCACCATGGACTGGATGGTTCAGGAACAAGAGCGCGGCATCACTATCACTAGTGCTGCTACCACATGTTTCTGGAAAGATTACCGTATTAATATTATTGATACACCAGGTCACGTTGACTTCACAATGGAAGTTGAACGTGCTCTGCGTGTGCTCGATGGAGCTGTAGCAGTATTTGATGCTGTTGCAGGCGTTGAGCCTCAGTCTGAAACCGTATGGCGTCAGGCTGATAGATATAATGTTCCACGTATCGCTTTCATTAATAAAATGGACCGTACTGGAGCAGATTTCTTCCGTTGTGTTGATATGCTGCGTGATCGTCTCGGTGCTAAAGCAGTACCGCTTCAGATCCCAATCGGCAATGAAGATAAATATCTCGGATCAGTCTGTCTTGTAACTGGTAAAGCTTACACATATCATGATGATACAATGGGTAAGGATTACAGCGTAGAAGACATTCCAGCCGATATGGTTGATCAGTACGAGTCAATGCGTCTTGAAATGATCGAAGCTATAGCAGAAGAGAATGAAGAACTTCTTGATAAGTACCTCGGTGGTGACGAGCTTACCCCTGAAGAAATTATCAAGGGTATCCGTGCAGCTACAATCAGCTTGAAAATATGCCCTGTTCTGTGCGGTACCGCATTTAAGAACAAAGGTGTACAGCCACTGCTTGATGCTGTTATTGATTATCTTCCTTCTCCTCTTGATATTCCTGCAATGGTAGGGATTGATCCGGACAATGGCGAAAGCATTGAATGTCCTTGTGACATTGACAAGCCGCTTGCAGCTCTTTCATTCAAACTGATGACAGACCCCTTTGTCGGTCATCTTACATTCCTTCGTCTTTACTCCGGTAAAATGGCTAGTGGTGATACATACATCAATGCTGCCAGCGGTAAAAAGGAACGTATTGGTCGTCTTCTTAAGATGCATGCTAACAAGCGTGAAGAAATTAAGGAAGCGTTTGCAGGGGATATCGTCGCTGCTGTTGGACTTAAGTCTATGGCTACCGGTGATACTCTTGCAGAACTGAAAAAAGCTGTAGTTTTGGAATCTCTTGATATTCCAGAACCAGTTATTGAAGTTGCAATTGAGCCTAAAACCAAAGCTGATAGAGACCTCCTTAGTGCTGGTCTTGCTAAGCTTGCAAAAGAAGATCCTTCTTTCCGCGTCAAAGGTGACGAAGAAACAGGGCAGACTCTTATTGCTGGTATGGGTGAACTTCATCTTGAAATCATCGTTGACCGTCTGCTTCGTGAATTCAATGTTAATGCTAACGTTGGAGCACCAAGGGTTTCATATCGTGAAACCATTACTAAGCAGGTTGAGTCAAACCTTAAATATGCTAAACAGTCTGGTGGTCGTGGTCAGTACGGACATGTTGTCGTTACCATTGAGCCTAACCCAGAGAAAGAATACGAGTTTGTTGATGAAATTAAGGGCGGAATTATTCCTAAAGAATACATTCCAGCAGTTGACCGTGGTATTCATGACGCCATGAAAAACGGTGTAATCGCAGGATTCCCCTTAGTTGATATCAAAGCAACACTGACCTACGGTTCTTATCATGACGTTGACTCCTCTGAGCAGGCTTTCTACATTGCCGGTTCAATGGCTCTCAAAGACGCAGTTAAGAAGGCTGGTCCACAGCTTCTCGAGCCTATCATGGCTGTTGAAGTCGTTACCCCTGATGATTACCTTGGTGATGTCATGGGTGACCTTAACGGTCGTCGTGGTAAGGTCAGCAACATGGAAGGCCGTGCTAACGCACAGGTCATTAAATGTGATGTCCCTCTTAGTGAGATGTTTGGTTACGCAACCGACCTTCGCTCCAAGACTCAGGGACGTGCAACATTCTCCATGCAGTTCGATCATTACGAGCCGGTTCCAGCAAGTATTGCAGAAGAGTTGATCAATAAAAACTAA
- the rpsG gene encoding 30S ribosomal protein S7, with protein MPRKGPVPKRQILPDPVYGSQLATKFMNRLMFDGKKSVSEKIFYEALAFLGEKTQEDPIKAFEKAIENVKPHAEVKSRRVGGATYQVPVEVRPERQGSLAIRWLINQARSRGEKGMVARLSGEFLDAYNKRGGAVKKKEDVHRMAEANKAFAHYRW; from the coding sequence ATGCCTCGTAAAGGTCCAGTACCCAAGAGACAAATTCTTCCTGACCCAGTTTATGGTAGTCAGCTTGCAACTAAGTTCATGAATAGACTCATGTTCGACGGCAAGAAGAGTGTTTCTGAAAAAATATTTTATGAAGCTCTTGCATTCCTAGGTGAAAAAACCCAGGAAGATCCAATCAAAGCTTTTGAAAAAGCAATTGAAAATGTTAAACCTCACGCGGAAGTTAAATCACGCCGTGTCGGTGGTGCAACTTATCAGGTTCCAGTTGAAGTCCGTCCTGAACGTCAGGGTTCTTTGGCTATCAGGTGGCTGATAAATCAGGCACGTTCCAGAGGTGAGAAAGGTATGGTCGCTCGTCTTAGTGGTGAATTCCTCGACGCTTATAACAAGCGTGGTGGTGCTGTTAAGAAGAAAGAAGACGTTCATCGCATGGCTGAAGCCAACAAGGCTTTTGCTCATTACCGTTGGTAA
- the rpsL gene encoding 30S ribosomal protein S12 → MPTINQLIRKGREKQLKRKKTPALQACPQRRGVCTRVYTTTPKKPNSALRKVARVRLTNSIEVTAYIGGEGHNLQEHSVVLIRGGRVKDLPGVRYHIVRGSLDTAGVADRRKGRSKYGAKRPK, encoded by the coding sequence ATGCCAACCATTAATCAGCTCATTAGAAAAGGGCGTGAAAAGCAGCTTAAGCGTAAGAAGACTCCTGCTCTTCAAGCTTGCCCCCAGCGTCGTGGAGTATGCACTAGAGTGTATACAACCACCCCTAAAAAGCCTAACTCCGCACTGCGTAAAGTCGCACGTGTGCGTTTGACTAATAGCATCGAAGTAACCGCTTACATTGGTGGTGAAGGTCATAACCTTCAGGAACATTCCGTGGTACTAATCCGCGGTGGTAGAGTAAAAGATTTACCTGGTGTTCGTTACCATATTGTTCGCGGATCACTCGATACCGCTGGTGTCGCAGATCGTCGTAAGGGTCGTTCTAAGTACGGCGCTAAACGTCCTAAATAG
- the rpoC gene encoding DNA-directed RNA polymerase subunit beta' produces the protein MSLDELFTMRRTSGAGDAGRGLKGIQISIASPEKIREWSFGEVKKPETINYRTFKPERDGLFCAKIFGPVKDYECNCGKYKRMKHRGIVCEKCGVEVIASKVRRERMGHIELAAPVAHIWFLKTLPSKIGTLLDITMADLEKVLYFDSYIVLEPGETPLKAHQIISEDQYFQVIDHYGEDAIKVGMGAETIKGLLAEIDMLTLRTELREESLTTRSQTKKKKLTKRLKIVEAFLESGNNCQWMIMDVIPVIPPELRPLVPLDGGRFATSDLNDLYRRVINRNNRLKRLIELGAPDIIIRNEKRMLQESVDALFDNGRRGRAITGTNGRPLKSLSDMIKGKQGRFRQNLLGKRVDYSGRSVIVVGPKLKLHQCGLPKKMALELFKPFIYAELERREIATTIKSAKKMVEREDLVVWDILDDVVREYPIMLNRAPTLHRLGIQSFEPTLIEGKAIQLHPLVCSAYNADFDGDQMAVHVPLSVEAQIECRVLMMSSNNILSPANGQPIINPSQDIVLGLYYLTVDRSFAKGEGMIFAGPWEVITALDAEVVSLHARVKVRIDGKLVDTTCGRILVGELVPEGMSYDQVNMVMTKKNIARLVSDAYRTAGSKATVILCDRLKDLGYEHATRAAITIGVKDLTIPKKKAGLLEDAYIEVENIEAQYREGIITRTEKYNKVVDVWTKVTNDVSSEMTLEMSADILTDPVTGKQESNSSFNPVFMMAHSGARGNQDQMRQLAGMRGLMAKPSGEIIETPITSSFREGLSVLQYFISTHGARKGLADTALKTANSGYLTRRLVDVVQDVTVAENDCRTVDGLELTHYIKGGEIKERLSEKVLGRVTIHPITKEGTDEILVPANTLIDERFAKLIDDNGINSMIVRSPLTCRSKQGVCAMCYGRDLARGHIVNVGETVGIIAAQSIGEPGTQLTMRTFHIGGTASREIQQSSFEAQHNGSVVLNRMRSVRNVEGHQMVLGKSCQVAIVDEQGREREKYVLPLGAKLYVEDGQEVTHNTVLAEWDPLAEPFITDVAGTVKFTDLVEGKTFQERIDEATNRATYTITEYRTTNFKPSMSICGEDGEPLTRPGSTLKATYPLPVGALLMVKDGDTVTGGEIIARKLRETSKTKDIVGGLPRVAELFEVRKPKELGIITEIDGVVSYGPESKGKRKIIVTPEVGVTKEYLVPKGRHITAQEGDFVEAGDLMTEGLPELHDILKVKGEKYLARFLVEEIQDVYRFQGVGINDKHIEVIVRQMLKKVSIVDPGETHFLVAEQVDKQRFMEKNEEAVKNGLKPATAQTHVLGITQASLSTASFISAASFQETTKVLTESSLRGKKDYLRGLKENVIVGRLIPAGTGFRRYAQTAVIVPDQPERADKFLEELEDEPLLINER, from the coding sequence ATGAGTCTGGACGAATTGTTCACTATGCGTAGAACATCCGGCGCAGGCGACGCAGGGCGTGGCCTCAAAGGAATTCAGATTTCCATTGCTTCTCCTGAAAAGATCAGAGAATGGTCTTTCGGTGAAGTTAAGAAGCCCGAGACAATTAACTATAGAACTTTTAAGCCTGAAAGAGATGGACTCTTTTGTGCTAAAATTTTCGGACCTGTTAAGGACTACGAGTGTAACTGCGGTAAGTATAAGCGCATGAAGCATCGCGGCATTGTCTGCGAAAAATGCGGTGTTGAAGTTATTGCTTCCAAGGTTAGACGTGAACGTATGGGGCATATTGAACTTGCTGCCCCTGTTGCTCACATCTGGTTCCTTAAAACACTTCCTTCTAAGATCGGCACGCTTTTAGATATTACTATGGCTGATCTTGAGAAAGTTCTATATTTTGATTCATATATAGTCCTTGAGCCGGGTGAGACACCTCTTAAGGCACATCAGATTATTTCTGAAGACCAGTACTTTCAGGTTATAGATCATTACGGTGAAGATGCCATCAAAGTCGGAATGGGAGCTGAGACAATCAAGGGTCTGCTTGCAGAAATTGATATGCTTACTCTCCGGACTGAGTTGCGCGAAGAATCTCTGACAACACGTTCGCAGACCAAGAAAAAGAAGCTTACTAAACGCCTTAAAATCGTTGAAGCCTTCCTTGAGTCTGGCAATAATTGTCAGTGGATGATCATGGATGTAATTCCGGTCATTCCTCCAGAACTTCGTCCTCTTGTTCCTCTTGACGGTGGACGTTTTGCAACTTCTGATCTTAATGATCTTTATCGTCGTGTTATTAATAGAAATAATCGTCTTAAAAGACTGATTGAGCTCGGGGCTCCTGATATTATCATCCGTAATGAAAAAAGGATGCTTCAGGAATCTGTTGATGCTCTCTTTGATAACGGACGCCGTGGCCGCGCAATTACCGGAACTAATGGTCGTCCTCTGAAATCCTTGTCTGATATGATTAAGGGTAAGCAGGGACGTTTCCGTCAGAACCTTCTTGGTAAACGTGTCGACTATTCTGGTCGTTCTGTTATTGTTGTTGGGCCTAAGCTCAAACTGCATCAGTGTGGTCTTCCTAAGAAGATGGCTTTGGAACTTTTCAAGCCGTTTATTTATGCAGAGCTTGAACGCAGAGAAATTGCAACTACCATCAAAAGTGCAAAGAAAATGGTAGAGCGTGAAGATTTGGTTGTATGGGATATTCTTGACGACGTTGTTCGTGAATATCCTATTATGCTTAACCGTGCTCCTACTTTGCATAGACTCGGTATTCAGTCTTTTGAACCGACTTTGATCGAAGGTAAAGCTATTCAGCTTCACCCGCTTGTATGTTCTGCATATAACGCTGACTTTGACGGTGACCAGATGGCTGTTCACGTACCTCTTTCTGTTGAAGCACAGATTGAGTGCCGTGTTTTGATGATGTCTTCAAATAATATCCTTTCGCCTGCGAATGGACAGCCGATCATCAACCCGAGTCAGGATATCGTTCTTGGACTCTATTATCTAACTGTTGATCGTTCTTTTGCCAAAGGTGAAGGCATGATCTTCGCCGGTCCTTGGGAAGTTATTACTGCCCTTGATGCCGAAGTTGTAAGCCTGCATGCTCGCGTTAAAGTAAGAATTGACGGCAAACTTGTAGATACTACTTGTGGTCGTATTCTTGTTGGTGAACTGGTTCCTGAAGGCATGAGCTATGATCAGGTTAACATGGTTATGACCAAGAAGAATATTGCACGCCTCGTTTCCGATGCTTACCGCACAGCGGGTAGTAAGGCGACAGTTATTCTTTGTGATAGACTTAAAGACCTTGGTTATGAGCACGCAACAAGAGCCGCTATTACTATCGGCGTTAAAGACCTCACAATTCCTAAAAAGAAAGCCGGTCTGCTTGAAGATGCTTATATCGAAGTTGAAAATATTGAAGCTCAGTACCGTGAAGGTATCATTACCCGTACTGAAAAGTACAACAAGGTAGTCGACGTTTGGACGAAAGTTACTAATGATGTTTCAAGTGAAATGACTCTTGAAATGTCTGCTGATATTCTGACTGATCCAGTGACAGGAAAACAGGAGTCTAACTCCAGTTTCAACCCTGTCTTTATGATGGCTCACTCAGGTGCAAGAGGTAACCAGGACCAGATGAGACAGCTTGCAGGTATGCGTGGTCTGATGGCCAAGCCTTCTGGAGAAATTATTGAAACACCGATTACTTCTTCATTCCGTGAAGGTCTTTCGGTTCTTCAGTACTTTATTTCCACTCATGGTGCTCGTAAAGGTCTCGCGGATACTGCACTTAAAACTGCAAACTCCGGTTATCTTACTCGTCGTCTGGTTGATGTTGTTCAGGACGTTACTGTTGCTGAAAATGATTGTAGAACAGTTGACGGTCTTGAACTTACTCATTACATCAAGGGCGGAGAAATAAAAGAACGCCTCTCCGAAAAAGTACTTGGTCGTGTGACAATCCATCCCATAACCAAGGAAGGAACTGATGAAATTTTAGTTCCTGCTAATACTTTAATTGATGAACGCTTTGCGAAACTTATTGATGATAACGGCATCAACTCGATGATCGTTCGTTCACCACTGACTTGCAGAAGCAAGCAGGGTGTATGCGCTATGTGTTACGGTCGTGACCTTGCAAGAGGACATATCGTTAACGTTGGTGAAACTGTCGGTATTATCGCAGCACAGTCAATCGGTGAGCCGGGAACTCAGCTCACAATGCGTACCTTCCATATCGGTGGTACGGCTAGTCGTGAGATTCAGCAGTCATCTTTTGAAGCTCAGCATAACGGTTCAGTAGTACTTAACCGTATGCGCTCAGTTCGCAATGTCGAAGGACATCAAATGGTCCTTGGTAAGAGTTGCCAGGTTGCTATTGTGGATGAGCAGGGTAGAGAACGTGAAAAATACGTTCTGCCTCTGGGTGCTAAACTTTACGTGGAGGACGGGCAGGAAGTTACCCATAATACGGTCTTGGCCGAATGGGATCCGCTTGCAGAACCGTTCATCACTGATGTTGCAGGTACGGTTAAATTTACCGACTTAGTTGAAGGTAAAACATTCCAGGAAAGGATTGATGAAGCCACTAACAGGGCAACATATACGATTACTGAATACCGTACCACGAACTTCAAACCGTCAATGTCTATTTGCGGCGAAGATGGAGAGCCTTTGACTCGTCCAGGGTCAACCTTAAAAGCTACTTATCCTCTTCCTGTAGGTGCTCTTTTGATGGTAAAAGACGGTGACACAGTCACCGGTGGTGAAATTATTGCACGTAAACTTCGCGAAACTTCGAAGACCAAAGATATTGTTGGTGGTCTTCCTAGAGTTGCGGAGCTGTTTGAAGTGCGCAAACCAAAGGAACTTGGAATCATTACGGAGATTGATGGTGTGGTCTCCTACGGACCCGAATCCAAAGGCAAGCGCAAAATCATTGTTACACCTGAAGTTGGAGTTACCAAGGAATACTTGGTACCAAAAGGACGTCATATTACTGCTCAGGAAGGAGACTTCGTTGAAGCTGGTGATTTGATGACTGAAGGACTTCCGGAACTTCATGACATCTTGAAAGTTAAGGGCGAAAAATATCTCGCACGCTTTCTGGTGGAAGAAATTCAGGACGTTTACCGCTTCCAGGGTGTTGGAATTAACGATAAGCATATCGAAGTTATTGTCCGTCAGATGCTCAAGAAAGTTTCCATCGTTGATCCCGGTGAAACTCACTTTCTTGTTGCAGAACAGGTGGATAAGCAGCGGTTTATGGAGAAAAATGAGGAAGCTGTCAAAAACGGGCTTAAGCCTGCTACAGCTCAGACTCATGTTCTCGGAATTACTCAAGCTTCACTTTCAACTGCGTCATTTATTTCTGCTGCATCATTCCAGGAGACGACAAAGGTTCTTACCGAGTCATCCCTGCGCGGCAAGAAAGATTATCTGCGCGGCTTGAAAGAGAACGTAATCGTCGGTCGCTTGATTCCTGCCGGAACCGGCTTCCGTAGATATGCGCAGACTGCAGTGATCGTTCCTGATCAGCCGGAACGTGCCGATAAGTTTCTTGAGGAATTAGAAGACGAGCCGTTGCTCATTAATGAAAGATAA